The following proteins are encoded in a genomic region of Phalacrocorax carbo chromosome 2, bPhaCar2.1, whole genome shotgun sequence:
- the EXOG gene encoding nuclease EXOG, mitochondrial, whose protein sequence is MAAFPRHRRFLGGFVCGAAAGAAASCWAAWRLLRSQSQPEPGPERALLEEPVEESLLEKYGFPEAGTETRCYTNHALSYDQAKRVPRWVIEHISKQKILGNADRRHCKFRPDPNIPLMFSAVNEDYLGSGWSRGHMAPAGDNKFSTRAMAETFYLSNIVPQNYENNAGFWNRMEMYCRELTERFEDVWVVSGPLTLPQTNDDGKKSVTYQVIGEDDVAVPSHLYKVILARRSRRSTEPLVLGAFVVPNNPIGFSHQLTEFQVNIKDLEKMSGLVFFPQVDKTKDVKNICEVDTCKLMSFKEFTLYITARKVQSARTLHRLERAMSELREAGIEPDEYLLKLHKKKEEELLQENQVAAGEGKAG, encoded by the exons atgGCCGCCTTCCCCCGCCACCGCCGGTTCCTGGGCGGCTTCGTctgcggggccgcggcgggcgccGCCGCGTCGTGCTGGGCTGCGTGGCGGCTCCTCCGCAGCCAGAGCCAGCCGGAGCCGGGGCCTGAGCGAGCCCTGCTGGAGG aaCCAGTAGAAGAGTCTCTGCTGGAAAAATATGGATTCCCTGAAGCTGGAACAGAGACCAGATGTTACACAAATCATGCACTGTCTTATGACCAGGCAAAACGGGTGCCTAGATGGGTGATAGAacatatttcaaaacagaagataCTGG GCAATGCAGACCGAAGGCACTGTAAATTCAGACCAGATCCTAACATCCCTCTAATGTTTAGTGCTGTCAATGAAGACTACCTTGGCAGCGGATGGTCACGAGGACACATGGCACCAGCGGGAGATAACAAATTTTCAaca agagcTATGGCTGAAACGTTTTATCTGTCTAACATTGTGCCTCAGaattatgaaaataatgctGGATTTTGGAACAG AATGGAAATGTATTGTCGGGAACTGACCGAGAGATTTGAGGATGTTTGGGTAGTTTCTGGACCTTTGACCTTGCCTCAAACAAATGATGATGGAAAGAAGAGTGTTACTTACCAG GTAATCGGAGAGGATGATGTAGCTGTGCCATCCCACCTGTACAAGGTGATCCTTGCCAGACGGAGCAGAAGGTCTACCGAGCCCTTGGTACTGGGGGCTTTTGTGGTGCCGAACAATCCCATAGGCTTCAGTCACCAGCTGACTGAGTTCCAAGTAAATATTAAAGATCTGGAAAAAATGTCAGGTTTAGTTTTCTTCCCCCAGGTGGACAAAAccaaagatgttaaaaatatctgtgagGTGGATACCTGTAAACTGATGAGCTTCAAGGAATTCACGTTGTACATCACCGCTCGAAAGGTGCAGAGCGCCCGCACATTGCACCGGCTGGAGAGAGCTATGTCAGAGTTAAGGGAGGCAGGAATTGAGCCTGACGAGTATCTTCTAAAGCTTCacaagaagaaggaagaagaactTCTGCAGGAAAATCAAGTAGCAGCTGGAGAGGGGAAAGCTGGCTGA